The following proteins are co-located in the Pedobacter frigiditerrae genome:
- a CDS encoding MFS transporter: protein MNTPSPKLLAEQTVFPILFALSFSHLLNDTIQSLIPAIYPIIKNSYHLSFTQIGLITFTFQMAASLFQPFVGLYTDKKPQPFSLATGMGFTLIGLITLSQSSDFYMILFAVALIGTGSSIFHPEASRMAHAASGGRRGLAQSVFQLGGNAGSSLGPLLAAWIIVPYGQFSVVWFSLIALLAIVVLTYVGNWYKGYLVRLSERVKTQAKKLGHNLSKRRVVFSISILLILIFSKYFYMASLTSYFTFYLIQKFHVSVQTSQVYLFVFLFSVAAGTLIGGPVGDKIGRKYVIWASILGTAPFALLLPHGNLFWTGVLIVPIGVILASAFSAILVYAQELIPGKVGLVAGLFFGFAFGMGGIGSALLGRLADSTSINYVYNVCAFLPLIGLLTAFLPNISTTKKA, encoded by the coding sequence ATGAATACTCCATCTCCAAAATTATTAGCCGAACAAACAGTTTTTCCTATACTTTTTGCACTCAGTTTTTCTCATCTGCTTAATGACACCATACAATCGTTAATACCTGCAATTTACCCCATCATAAAAAATAGCTATCATTTAAGTTTTACTCAAATCGGTTTAATCACTTTCACTTTTCAAATGGCGGCTTCATTGTTTCAACCATTTGTAGGTTTGTACACCGATAAAAAGCCACAGCCATTTTCATTAGCCACGGGAATGGGCTTTACCTTAATCGGTCTGATTACACTTTCTCAATCATCTGATTTTTATATGATTTTGTTCGCTGTGGCTTTAATTGGAACAGGTTCTTCTATTTTTCATCCCGAAGCTTCGAGAATGGCACATGCCGCATCTGGCGGAAGAAGAGGATTGGCGCAGTCGGTTTTTCAATTGGGAGGAAATGCAGGAAGCTCTTTAGGACCATTATTGGCTGCTTGGATTATTGTTCCTTATGGTCAGTTTAGTGTAGTTTGGTTCTCGCTAATAGCTCTTTTAGCAATTGTAGTTTTAACTTACGTTGGGAATTGGTACAAAGGTTATTTAGTAAGGTTAAGTGAAAGAGTTAAAACTCAAGCAAAAAAATTAGGACACAATTTAAGTAAGCGAAGAGTTGTTTTTTCGATTTCAATTTTATTGATTTTGATTTTCTCGAAATACTTTTACATGGCTAGTTTAACGAGTTATTTTACATTCTATTTAATTCAAAAATTCCACGTATCCGTGCAAACTTCACAAGTTTATCTATTTGTATTTCTTTTCTCTGTGGCAGCTGGAACATTAATAGGAGGGCCAGTTGGCGATAAAATTGGGCGTAAATATGTAATATGGGCTTCGATATTGGGCACTGCGCCATTTGCATTGCTATTGCCACACGGCAATCTATTCTGGACTGGTGTTTTAATTGTTCCTATCGGGGTAATTTTAGCTTCAGCTTTTTCTGCAATATTGGTATATGCACAAGAATTAATTCCTGGAAAGGTAGGCTTGGTAGCTGGATTATTTTTCGGTTTCGCCTTTGGTATGGGAGGAATCGGCTCTGCTTTATTAGGTAGGCTAGCTGACTCTACAAGCATTAATTACGTTTATAATGTTTGTGCATTTTTGCCATTGATAGGCCTACTAACAGCATTTTTGCCAAATATTTCTACGACAAAGAAAGCCTAA
- a CDS encoding S9 family peptidase translates to MKKFYFLLTFVSIIGAQAFAQTKTISLTETTQAPEKANYQAAARFSPTKLRKIIYSTAVDPHWLKLTNRFWYQYETPNGKQWYIVEPATKSKKLLFNSEELASKITMIIRDPFDAQHLPIENLKFAKDEKSINFEIRSTIDEVKKDRKDKKAADSMQKKIFFFNYELASNKLTEVKNYEKPKAKPSWGSVAPDSSAVIFSRNYNLYWMDKANYKKAVKNEEDSTIVEHQLTKDGVKFYSYGSDGDGENNEEVVKNDKKRRGAYVLWSPNSKYFVLDRTDSRKVKDLWVINSVSAGRPTLETYKYQMPGEKESPIDEFVLFNFEAKTQKTINTTAFKDQSISTWGKENLNKDRDNEFRPSIWLGDNEKFYFSRTSRDLKRIDICTININTGVVTQIIDERFNTYVEVQRPGLINGGQEIIHWSERDGWGHFYLFDGAGKLKNQITSGSFHCESIVQIDQKNRVLYFTANGREAKEDPYFMHLYRINFDGTGMKLLNSGDFDHAVNMNDEAQFFIDNFSRVNTVPKSVLLDNLGNKVMDLETADLSLLMAAGYKFPEPFKVKADDGVTDIYGVMYKPFNFDPNKKYPIIEYVYPGPQTEAVNKSFGRSMDRTDRLAQLGYVVITVGNRGGNPARSKWYHTYGYGNLRDYGLADKKAAIEQLADRYSFIDANKVGITGHSGGGFMSTAALLVYPDFFKVAVSAAGNHDNSIYNRWWSEKHHGVKEIVSAKGDTTFKYAIDKNADLAKNLKGHLLLMHGDVDNNVNPANSIRVASALIKAGKRFDYMIVPGQRHGFGDMTEYMFWRLADYFNNYLLGDFSQSTNVNITEMDREVERKQ, encoded by the coding sequence ATGAAGAAATTCTACTTCCTCTTAACTTTTGTTTCGATAATTGGCGCTCAGGCCTTTGCCCAAACAAAAACAATCTCATTAACAGAAACTACACAAGCTCCAGAAAAGGCAAACTACCAAGCTGCAGCTCGTTTTTCGCCAACAAAACTCAGAAAAATCATTTATTCAACAGCTGTAGATCCGCATTGGTTAAAATTAACCAATAGATTTTGGTATCAATACGAAACTCCAAACGGCAAACAGTGGTACATAGTTGAACCAGCTACAAAAAGTAAAAAACTGCTTTTTAATAGCGAAGAATTAGCTTCAAAAATAACAATGATTATTCGTGATCCGTTTGATGCACAACATTTACCAATTGAGAACTTAAAATTTGCGAAGGATGAAAAAAGCATCAATTTCGAAATAAGAAGTACAATTGACGAAGTTAAAAAAGACAGGAAAGATAAAAAAGCTGCAGATTCGATGCAGAAAAAAATCTTTTTCTTTAATTACGAATTGGCATCAAATAAACTGACAGAAGTTAAAAATTATGAAAAACCAAAGGCAAAACCGAGTTGGGGCTCAGTAGCACCGGATTCTTCAGCTGTAATTTTCTCTCGTAATTACAACTTGTATTGGATGGATAAAGCAAACTATAAAAAAGCTGTTAAAAATGAAGAAGACAGCACAATTGTAGAACATCAATTAACAAAAGATGGTGTTAAATTCTATTCTTACGGTAGCGATGGAGATGGAGAAAATAATGAGGAAGTGGTAAAGAACGATAAAAAGAGGAGAGGTGCTTACGTACTTTGGTCGCCAAATTCTAAATACTTTGTTTTAGATAGAACTGATTCTAGAAAGGTAAAAGACCTTTGGGTAATTAATAGTGTATCTGCTGGCAGACCAACCTTAGAGACTTATAAATATCAAATGCCAGGAGAAAAAGAATCTCCTATTGATGAATTTGTATTGTTCAATTTTGAAGCGAAAACTCAAAAAACAATAAATACTACTGCTTTTAAAGATCAGAGTATTTCTACTTGGGGTAAAGAAAATTTAAATAAAGATAGAGATAATGAATTCCGCCCATCTATTTGGTTAGGAGATAATGAGAAGTTCTATTTCTCCCGTACCAGTAGAGATTTAAAACGCATTGATATTTGCACCATTAACATTAACACTGGTGTTGTAACTCAAATTATCGACGAACGTTTTAACACTTATGTAGAGGTTCAAAGACCTGGTTTAATTAATGGCGGACAAGAAATTATCCATTGGAGCGAACGTGATGGTTGGGGACATTTTTATTTATTTGATGGTGCTGGGAAATTAAAAAATCAAATTACTTCTGGTTCTTTCCATTGTGAAAGTATAGTTCAAATCGACCAAAAAAACAGGGTGTTATATTTTACGGCAAACGGCCGCGAAGCTAAGGAAGATCCATATTTTATGCATTTGTACCGTATTAACTTTGATGGTACAGGGATGAAATTATTAAATAGTGGGGATTTTGATCACGCTGTGAACATGAACGATGAGGCTCAGTTTTTTATTGATAATTTCTCTCGTGTTAATACAGTTCCTAAATCAGTTTTATTAGATAATTTAGGTAATAAAGTAATGGATTTAGAAACAGCAGATTTATCATTGCTAATGGCTGCCGGTTATAAATTCCCAGAACCATTTAAAGTTAAAGCTGATGATGGCGTTACCGATATTTATGGCGTAATGTACAAGCCATTTAACTTCGACCCAAATAAAAAATATCCAATTATAGAGTACGTTTATCCAGGTCCACAAACTGAAGCGGTTAATAAGTCTTTTGGTAGAAGCATGGATAGAACCGACCGTTTGGCTCAATTAGGCTATGTGGTCATCACAGTTGGAAACAGAGGTGGTAACCCAGCTCGTTCTAAATGGTATCATACTTATGGCTATGGAAACTTGCGTGATTATGGTTTGGCTGATAAAAAAGCTGCTATCGAACAATTAGCTGATAGATATTCATTTATTGATGCAAATAAAGTCGGTATAACTGGGCACTCTGGTGGTGGTTTCATGTCAACTGCGGCTTTACTAGTTTATCCAGATTTCTTTAAAGTGGCTGTTTCTGCTGCGGGTAACCATGATAACAGCATTTACAATCGTTGGTGGAGCGAAAAACACCATGGAGTTAAAGAAATTGTTTCTGCCAAAGGCGATACCACTTTCAAATATGCGATTGATAAAAATGCAGATTTAGCCAAAAACTTGAAAGGACATTTGTTATTAATGCATGGCGATGTTGATAATAACGTAAACCCTGCCAACTCAATTAGAGTTGCAAGTGCGTTAATTAAGGCTGGTAAAAGATTCGATTACATGATTGTTCCTGGTCAGCGTCATGGTTTTGGCGACATGACAGAATACATGTTTTGGCGTTTAGCAGATTACTTTAACAACTATTTGTTAGGCGATTTTTCCCAATCGACCAATGTGAATATTACAGAAATGGATAGGGAAGTAGAACGAAAGCAGTAG
- a CDS encoding polysaccharide deacetylase family protein produces the protein MKMNFLSIIAAALILVVGCQSKSQSTAEDAAKNGTTTAVEANSTTTEKVDVSKIKVADAKTILERKQVPILCYHQIRNWKAGDGPMTKDYTVETQNFKDQMKMLADSGYHTILPDQLYAYLNNGTKLPSKPIMLTFDDTVLDQYTTVNPTLKKYGFKAAYFIMTVSIGKKGKFVNYMNAEQIKQLSDEGNTIGSHTYDHKNFKKYEGKDWEEQLDKPTKRLEEIIGKKIDYFAYPFGLWNNQGFPELKKRGFKMAFALADKRDERDPLMSVRRIIASGHWNPKMLSNSIKNSF, from the coding sequence ATGAAAATGAATTTCTTATCAATTATTGCAGCCGCACTAATTTTAGTAGTTGGCTGTCAATCTAAATCACAATCTACTGCAGAAGATGCTGCAAAAAACGGTACCACAACAGCAGTTGAAGCGAACAGCACAACAACAGAAAAAGTTGATGTATCTAAAATTAAGGTTGCTGATGCTAAAACAATTTTAGAGCGTAAACAAGTTCCTATTTTATGTTATCACCAAATAAGAAATTGGAAAGCAGGTGATGGACCAATGACTAAAGATTATACTGTAGAAACACAGAACTTTAAAGACCAAATGAAAATGTTAGCTGATAGTGGCTACCACACCATTTTGCCAGATCAATTGTATGCTTATTTAAACAATGGAACTAAACTGCCATCAAAACCAATCATGCTAACTTTTGATGATACCGTTTTAGATCAATATACAACAGTAAACCCAACTTTAAAAAAATACGGATTTAAAGCCGCATACTTTATTATGACTGTTTCTATAGGTAAAAAAGGAAAGTTTGTAAACTATATGAATGCCGAACAAATTAAACAACTCTCTGACGAAGGAAATACGATTGGAAGTCATACATACGACCATAAAAACTTCAAAAAATATGAAGGAAAAGATTGGGAAGAGCAATTAGATAAACCGACTAAAAGGTTAGAAGAAATTATAGGTAAAAAGATAGATTATTTTGCATACCCTTTTGGTCTATGGAATAACCAAGGTTTTCCGGAGTTAAAAAAGAGAGGATTTAAAATGGCATTTGCATTAGCAGATAAAAGAGATGAAAGAGACCCTTTAATGAGCGTAAGACGTATTATCGCCAGCGGTCATTGGAATCCAAAAATGTTAAGTAATAGCATTAAAAATAGTTTTTAA
- a CDS encoding 3-oxoacyl-ACP synthase, protein MQEIKDSLYQLCLKFIEERINTAETALKQAREASNDDTKSSAGDKYETSREMMQQDIDRNKRLLIDAEENQRVLTSIKDAPYSDSARNGSLVYTSQGNFYLSISAGQLQLGKDTIFAISAVSPIGKLLLGKEKGASFDFNGKKYQIKEVA, encoded by the coding sequence ATGCAAGAAATCAAGGATTCCCTATATCAACTTTGTTTAAAATTTATTGAAGAAAGAATAAATACTGCTGAAACAGCTTTAAAGCAAGCTCGGGAAGCAAGTAATGATGATACAAAAAGTAGCGCTGGAGACAAATACGAAACCAGTCGCGAAATGATGCAACAAGACATTGATAGAAACAAAAGGTTATTAATAGATGCTGAGGAAAACCAGCGTGTGCTGACTTCCATAAAAGATGCTCCTTATTCTGATTCGGCAAGAAATGGAAGCTTGGTCTATACTAGCCAAGGTAATTTTTACTTGAGTATTAGTGCAGGACAATTACAGTTAGGCAAAGACACGATTTTTGCTATTTCTGCTGTTTCGCCAATTGGCAAATTGTTATTAGGAAAGGAAAAAGGTGCTTCGTTCGATTTTAACGGCAAAAAATACCAGATAAAAGAGGTGGCATAA
- a CDS encoding nitroreductase, translating to MNNYEVLSSIIKSRRSIFPVSYIQKEIPVAVIEQILESANYAPTHKLTQPWRFVVIRKQAKTRLGITLGDLYKSTVPAHQFLQKKYNSFSEKTNQADCILAINIQFHPNELPAWEEIAAVGCAVQNMALTAEALNVGAYWSSPPLIDNLGEFLGLAENEKCFGLFYMGYHNEKPRDANRTPIADKVKWIEK from the coding sequence ATGAATAATTACGAAGTATTATCGAGCATTATAAAAAGTAGGAGAAGTATTTTTCCTGTAAGCTACATTCAAAAAGAAATTCCAGTTGCTGTAATTGAACAAATACTAGAAAGTGCTAATTATGCACCAACACATAAATTAACACAACCATGGCGTTTTGTTGTTATTCGAAAACAAGCAAAGACTAGATTGGGAATAACACTTGGCGATTTATATAAAAGCACTGTTCCTGCACATCAATTTTTACAGAAAAAGTATAACAGCTTTTCAGAAAAAACAAATCAGGCAGATTGCATTTTAGCAATAAACATTCAATTTCACCCTAATGAATTACCAGCTTGGGAAGAAATTGCTGCGGTGGGTTGTGCCGTTCAGAATATGGCATTAACTGCAGAAGCCTTAAATGTTGGTGCTTATTGGAGCTCTCCGCCGTTAATTGATAATTTGGGAGAATTTTTAGGTCTTGCAGAAAATGAGAAGTGTTTTGGACTTTTTTATATGGGTTATCATAATGAAAAACCAAGAGACGCAAACAGAACGCCTATTGCAGATAAAGTGAAGTGGATAGAGAAATAG
- a CDS encoding ABC-F family ATP-binding cassette domain-containing protein → MISVSNLSLRYGKRTLFEDVNVKFTQGNCYGVIGANGAGKSTFLKILSGEVNPTSGSVAFTPGERMAVLKQNHYEFDEFSVLETVMIGHKELYDIMKEKDAIYLKEDFTDKDGERAGELENIFAEKDGWNMESNAATLLSNLGIKEEHHYKQLKELDGNQKVRVLLAQALFGNPDILLLDEPTNDLDIDTIAWLEDFLADYQAIVLVVSHDRHFLDAVCTHIVDIDFSKLNIYTGNYTFWYESSQLALKQRSDQNKKTEEKVKELQEFIRRFSANASKSKQATSRKKALDKIDITEIKASSRKYPAILFNNLAREAGDQILQVEGLSKTAHGEVLFKDVNFMVNKGDKIVILSQNSLATSAFYDILAGRDEDYKGNFKFGVTISKADIPNDNSEYFEGKDENLVDWLREYSGTDADEQFVRSFLGRMLFSGDEVLKNVKVLSGGEKMRCMFSRMMLQLANLLMFDEPTNHLDLESITALNNGMKDFNGTILFTSRDHALTESVATRVIELTPKGSIDRMMTYDDYINNEDVAKLREEMYK, encoded by the coding sequence ATGATTTCAGTATCTAATCTATCCCTTCGTTACGGCAAACGCACTCTTTTTGAAGATGTTAACGTTAAATTTACCCAAGGCAATTGCTACGGTGTAATTGGTGCTAATGGCGCAGGTAAATCTACCTTTTTAAAAATCTTAAGTGGTGAAGTTAATCCAACTTCTGGCTCTGTAGCCTTTACTCCTGGTGAGCGTATGGCTGTTTTAAAGCAAAACCATTATGAATTTGATGAATTTTCGGTTTTGGAAACGGTGATGATTGGGCACAAAGAATTGTATGACATCATGAAGGAAAAAGATGCCATTTACCTAAAGGAAGATTTTACCGATAAGGATGGTGAGCGTGCTGGAGAATTAGAAAATATTTTCGCTGAAAAAGATGGCTGGAATATGGAAAGTAATGCAGCAACTTTATTGAGCAATCTGGGTATTAAAGAAGAGCATCATTACAAACAATTAAAAGAATTAGATGGTAACCAAAAAGTACGTGTTTTATTAGCGCAGGCTTTATTTGGTAATCCTGATATTTTATTACTGGATGAGCCTACCAACGATTTGGATATTGATACCATTGCTTGGCTAGAAGATTTCTTGGCAGATTATCAGGCTATTGTTTTAGTTGTAAGTCACGATAGGCACTTTTTAGATGCAGTTTGTACGCACATTGTGGATATTGACTTTAGTAAATTAAATATTTATACTGGTAACTATACTTTCTGGTACGAATCGAGTCAATTAGCTTTAAAGCAACGCAGTGACCAGAATAAAAAGACTGAGGAAAAAGTTAAAGAACTACAAGAATTTATTAGACGCTTTAGTGCCAATGCTTCGAAATCTAAACAAGCAACTTCACGTAAAAAAGCATTAGATAAAATTGACATTACCGAAATTAAAGCATCTAGCAGGAAATATCCCGCTATCTTATTCAACAATTTAGCTAGAGAAGCTGGCGACCAGATTTTACAGGTTGAAGGATTAAGTAAAACTGCACACGGTGAAGTTCTATTTAAGGATGTGAATTTTATGGTAAACAAGGGCGATAAGATTGTAATTCTTTCTCAAAATAGTTTAGCCACAAGTGCTTTCTATGATATTTTAGCTGGAAGAGATGAAGATTATAAAGGCAATTTTAAGTTTGGCGTTACGATTAGCAAAGCTGATATCCCTAATGATAATTCCGAATACTTTGAAGGCAAAGACGAAAACTTGGTAGATTGGTTGCGTGAATACTCTGGAACTGATGCAGATGAGCAATTTGTAAGAAGCTTTTTAGGTAGAATGCTTTTCTCTGGCGATGAGGTGTTGAAAAACGTAAAAGTGCTTTCTGGAGGTGAAAAAATGCGCTGTATGTTCTCTAGAATGATGTTACAATTAGCTAACTTATTAATGTTTGACGAGCCAACCAATCACTTGGATTTGGAGTCTATTACCGCATTAAACAACGGAATGAAAGATTTTAACGGGACAATCTTGTTTACTTCACGAGATCATGCCTTAACCGAATCTGTTGCAACAAGAGTTATTGAGTTAACACCAAAAGGAAGCATCGATAGAATGATGACTTATGACGATTACATCAACAATGAAGATGTAGCAAAGTTGAGAGAAGAGATGTATAAATAG
- a CDS encoding ABC transporter ATP-binding protein, which translates to MISIKSVSHSYKNTKPIIFKDWQINNGEQWLLLGESGSGKTTLLHILTGILKPKQGEVNINDTSIYSLSSKNLDQFRGRNIGIIFQRPHLIKSLTIAENLLLAQGFAQLPANHQRIDEVLNSLDIIHKKDAYPSTLSQGQLQRVSIARAVINKPALLIADEPTSSLDDKNAAAVLELLMQQSGLNQATLIVATHDKRVKDAFTHTYDLA; encoded by the coding sequence ATGATTTCAATTAAATCTGTATCCCACAGTTATAAAAACACCAAACCAATCATTTTTAAGGATTGGCAAATTAATAATGGAGAACAATGGTTGCTGCTGGGTGAATCTGGAAGTGGGAAAACAACACTTTTGCACATTTTAACAGGCATTTTAAAGCCAAAACAGGGCGAGGTAAATATCAATGATACTTCTATCTACAGTTTATCTAGCAAAAATTTAGACCAGTTTAGAGGTCGTAACATCGGGATAATCTTTCAACGTCCACATTTAATAAAAAGCTTAACAATTGCAGAAAACTTGCTTTTAGCACAAGGTTTTGCCCAACTTCCAGCAAACCATCAACGTATTGATGAAGTTTTAAACTCCTTAGACATTATTCATAAAAAAGACGCTTATCCTTCTACCTTGAGTCAAGGTCAGTTACAACGTGTTTCAATTGCAAGAGCAGTGATTAATAAACCCGCCTTATTAATTGCAGATGAGCCAACATCTAGTTTAGACGATAAAAATGCAGCTGCTGTATTAGAACTATTAATGCAACAGTCTGGTTTAAATCAGGCTACATTAATTGTGGCCACCCACGATAAAAGAGTTAAAGATGCATTTACCCATACCTACGATTTAGCATGA
- a CDS encoding ABC transporter permease yields the protein MSPFKISWKSIWSKPLSSGLNIMLIAFGTGILTILLLASTQIEEKLNNNSKDIDLVVGAKGSPLQLILSSIYYIDFPTGNIPLKDANELSHNPFVKRATPLALGDNYNGVRIVGTDSNFISLYGLKLQSGKFWNADLEATIGINVAKEQNLKVGDTFFGAHGLTENKDLHKDHAYKVAGILAPQGNVTDNLILTNIASVWKMHEEEMENGKGKTEDVEQSEIPTFREENEDREITSLLIQYRSPMSVVMFPRMVNQGTNLQSASPAMESTRLFSLIGVGVDTLQWFAILIMLIAAISVFVNLYNSLKERSYDLAIMRTLGASRTKLFIIVILEGLILTIAGTFVGIALGHFALELIAHYQESSQAKLTGMIFITSEVYLLLAGLAIGIFASIIPAMQAYRSNISKILAKN from the coding sequence ATGAGCCCATTTAAAATAAGTTGGAAAAGTATTTGGTCTAAACCACTATCTTCAGGATTAAATATCATGCTGATAGCTTTTGGGACAGGCATTTTAACGATTCTATTGTTGGCCTCAACCCAAATTGAAGAGAAATTAAACAATAACTCTAAAGACATTGATTTGGTTGTTGGTGCAAAAGGGAGTCCGCTGCAATTAATATTAAGTAGCATTTATTACATTGATTTTCCTACTGGAAACATCCCCCTAAAAGATGCAAACGAATTGTCTCATAATCCTTTTGTAAAACGAGCAACTCCCCTAGCCTTGGGCGACAATTATAATGGCGTTCGCATTGTTGGTACAGACAGTAACTTCATCAGCCTTTATGGCTTAAAATTACAAAGCGGCAAATTTTGGAATGCAGATTTAGAAGCCACAATAGGGATAAACGTTGCAAAAGAACAAAACCTAAAAGTTGGTGATACCTTTTTTGGCGCTCACGGTTTAACAGAAAACAAAGATTTACATAAAGACCATGCTTATAAAGTTGCAGGTATTTTAGCCCCTCAAGGAAATGTAACTGACAATTTGATTTTAACAAATATTGCCAGTGTATGGAAAATGCATGAAGAAGAGATGGAAAATGGAAAAGGTAAAACGGAAGATGTTGAACAGAGCGAAATCCCGACTTTTCGGGAGGAGAATGAAGACCGAGAAATCACTTCCTTATTAATCCAATACCGTTCTCCAATGTCTGTAGTGATGTTTCCGAGAATGGTTAATCAAGGAACAAATTTACAATCAGCATCTCCAGCGATGGAAAGTACAAGACTGTTTTCTCTAATTGGCGTTGGTGTAGATACCTTACAATGGTTTGCCATATTGATTATGCTAATTGCAGCGATCAGCGTCTTTGTAAACCTATACAACTCTTTAAAAGAGAGAAGCTACGATTTAGCCATAATGAGAACACTTGGCGCCTCGAGAACTAAGCTTTTTATAATTGTAATACTCGAGGGATTAATCTTAACCATTGCTGGAACATTTGTGGGTATTGCTTTGGGACATTTCGCATTAGAGCTGATTGCTCACTACCAAGAAAGTAGTCAAGCAAAGTTAACTGGTATGATTTTTATTACATCTGAAGTTTATTTATTGCTTGCTGGTTTGGCTATTGGTATATTTGCATCAATCATTCCTGCAATGCAGGCTTACCGCTCTAATATTTCTAAAATACTTGCTAAAAATTAA
- a CDS encoding outer membrane beta-barrel family protein: MTVGFSANGNYNSGEVNSNNLGNSYNGQSQSTGTFNTVADNSPHRENNSINLNYRHKLDTAGKELAIDLDYANFTSEEIQNNLTNYFDVNGAQAKSPYQLRGNLNGSLSIKSFRVDYQQQIRAIKTKLEMGVKSSWVKSDNDVQFYDLSNGGNVLDANKSNHFIYDENINAAYLNASRSFKKLSVQLGLRAENTNADGFQLTDQSRFDRNYTQLFPSAYVGYKFTENSDLGISLSRRINRPSYRQLNPFKVFLDPLTYSTGNPYLKPELTNSFELTHTYQQKYITKLGYSKTTDNILTVLSPDAQPNSVIQTNRNLAEFDYFNFSFGFPITLGKWLNSTNNALVYYGLYSGNLVNTDLKNSRVAFNFSSNNILKISPTVTGEVIGNYQSRNYYGPLDIKGNWGLTVGLQKQLLAKKASLKLSVSDVFYTTKIDAYTILTGYGEQFYQSRDSRVATLSFSYRFGKSQVSSSKRAGAADEEKRRAG, from the coding sequence ATCACCGTTGGTTTCTCTGCAAATGGCAATTACAATTCAGGAGAAGTAAACTCGAACAACTTAGGCAACTCATATAATGGGCAATCTCAAAGTACAGGTACCTTTAATACTGTAGCCGATAATTCACCTCACCGCGAAAATAATAGCATCAATTTAAACTATCGTCATAAGTTAGATACAGCTGGCAAAGAATTAGCCATCGACTTAGATTATGCAAATTTCACTTCAGAAGAAATACAAAACAACCTTACAAATTATTTCGATGTTAATGGAGCACAAGCAAAGAGCCCTTATCAATTAAGGGGTAATTTAAATGGGAGTTTGAGCATTAAATCTTTTAGGGTTGATTACCAACAACAAATAAGAGCCATTAAAACCAAATTAGAAATGGGCGTAAAAAGCAGTTGGGTAAAATCTGACAATGATGTTCAATTTTATGACTTGAGCAATGGAGGAAATGTTTTAGATGCTAATAAAAGCAATCATTTTATTTACGACGAAAATATTAATGCGGCTTATTTAAATGCCTCACGTTCATTCAAAAAACTAAGCGTACAATTAGGATTAAGAGCAGAAAACACTAATGCAGATGGATTTCAATTAACCGACCAAAGTAGATTTGACCGAAATTATACGCAGTTATTCCCAAGTGCATACGTTGGCTATAAATTCACCGAAAACAGCGATTTGGGCATCTCGTTAAGCAGAAGGATAAATCGACCTTCTTATCGCCAGTTAAACCCTTTTAAAGTTTTCTTAGACCCTTTAACTTACAGCACGGGAAATCCTTATTTAAAACCAGAGCTTACTAACTCTTTTGAGCTTACCCATACTTATCAGCAAAAGTACATTACTAAATTAGGCTATAGTAAAACAACCGATAATATCCTTACTGTACTTTCGCCAGATGCTCAGCCAAACTCAGTTATACAAACCAACAGAAATTTAGCAGAATTTGACTACTTCAATTTTAGCTTTGGTTTTCCAATTACACTTGGAAAATGGTTAAACAGCACCAATAATGCTTTGGTTTATTATGGATTATATAGTGGCAACTTGGTGAATACTGATTTAAAAAATAGTCGTGTTGCCTTTAATTTTAGTTCTAATAATATCCTAAAGATTAGTCCTACAGTAACTGGGGAGGTAATTGGAAACTATCAAAGTAGAAATTACTACGGACCTTTAGACATTAAAGGAAATTGGGGCTTAACAGTCGGTCTACAAAAACAGCTATTAGCCAAAAAAGCATCTTTGAAATTAAGTGTAAGTGATGTCTTTTATACCACAAAAATTGATGCCTATACCATCCTTACTGGTTATGGAGAACAATTTTATCAAAGTAGAGATAGCAGGGTTGCAACTTTAAGTTTTTCTTATCGATTTGGTAAATCTCAAGTTTCAAGTTCAAAAAGAGCTGGTGCGGCAGATGAAGAAAAAAGAAGAGCAGGCTAA